A genomic region of Arachis hypogaea cultivar Tifrunner chromosome 5, arahy.Tifrunner.gnm2.J5K5, whole genome shotgun sequence contains the following coding sequences:
- the LOC112800967 gene encoding pentatricopeptide repeat-containing protein At4g39620, chloroplastic — protein sequence MLFESLQLHFAPMSALSSSLAKYSTTTNYPSMTIPPVRISCGPISTRPKSNKQKNSTDQLEERQELVRLLTKKITADKEPLLKTLNNHVKHLRTEHCFLLFEELGKQDSWLQCIEIFRWMQKQRWYVADNGVYSKLISIMGKKGQTRMAMWLFSEMRNSGCRPDTSVYNALITAYLHSRNKAKALGKALNYFEKMKEMERCKPNIVTYNILLRAFAQARNANQVNSLFGDLDESIISPDIYTFNSVMDAFGKNGMICEMESVLARMKNHKCKPDLITFNLLIDAYGKKQEFDKMEQVFKSLLRSKEKPTLPTFNSMILNYGKARLKEKAENVFKKMIDMGYKPSFITHESLIYMYGYCGCISKARDLFERLIESKAQIKTSTLSAMLDIYCINGLLLEADSLLERAITLQVFPDASTYKLLYRAYTKANLKELLHKLLKHIDKDGIIPNKKFFLDALGSS from the exons ATGTTATTCGAGTCTCTGCAACTTCACTTCGCTCCCATGTCTGCTCTATCTTCTTCATTAGCCAAATACAGTACAACTACAAACTACCCAAGCATGACTATACCACCCGTTCGAATCTCATGCGGCCCTATTTCGACTCGCCCAAAGAGTAATAAGCAGAAGAATAGCACGGATCAATTGGAAGAGAGACAAGAGCTGGTTCGTTTATTGACCAAAAAAATAACTGCTGATAAAGAGCCTCTCCTCAAGACACTGAACAATCACGTCAAGCACCTTAGAACCGAGCATTGCTTCTTGCTCTTCGAAGAGCTCGGTAAACAAGATAGCTGGCTACAATGCATTGAG ATTTTCAGGTGGATGCAGAAACAACGGTGGTATGTTGCTGATAATGGGGTTTACTCGAAGCTCATATCAATTATGGGAAAGAAAGGCCAAACGAGGATGGCTATGTGGCTTTTCTCAGAGATGCGTAATTCTGGGTGTCGCCCTGATACTTCTGTGTATAATGCTCTTATCACGGCTTACCTTCATTCCCGGAACAAGGCAAAGGCATTGGGCAAAGCTCTTAACTACTTTGAGAAGATGAAGGAGATGGAGCGTTGTAAGCCCAACATTGTTACTTATAACATTCTCTTGAGAGCTTTTGCGCAAGCTCGCAATGCGAATCAGGTAAATTCTTTGTTTGGAGATCTTGATGAGAGTATCATTTCTCCTGACATCTACACGTTTAATAGTGTCATGGATGCTTTTGGAAAGAATGGAATGATCTGCGAAATGGAATCGGTGCTTGCTCGAATGAAAAACCATAAGTGTAAGCCTGACTTGATTACCTTTAATTTGCTCATCGATGCATACGGGAAGAAGCAGGAGTTCGATAAGATGGAACAAGTATTCAAGAGTTTGCTGAGGTCCAAGGAGAAACCAACACTGCCTACATTTAATTCCATGATTCTGAACTATGGGAAGGCACGACTGAAGGAGAAAGcagaaaatgttttcaaaaaaatgattGACATGGGTTATAAACCGAGTTTTATCACTCACGAGAGTCTCATCTACATGTATGGATACTGTGGTTGCATTTCCAAAGCTAGAGATTTATTTGAAAGGCTAATTGAGTCAAAAGCTCAGATAAAAACATCAACCCTAAGTGCTATGCTTGATATTTACTGCATAAACGGTTTACTGTTGGAAGCAGATTCTTTGTTGGAGAGGGCAATTACTTTACAAGTGTTTCCTGATGCTTCAACATATAAGCTTCTCTATAGGGCTTACACTAAAGCCAACTTGAAGGAGCTTCTGCATAAATTGCTAAAGCATATAGATAAAGATGGTATTATCCCTAACAAAAAGTTCTTCCTAGATGCTTTGGGATCTTCATGA